The stretch of DNA ACGCCCCGATTCACGCACCCAACTGACGAATCATCCGGGCGAGAATAAACAACAAACGGCATCAGCCGTACAATCCCCCCTTTAGCGGTGGATTGAGCACCAAAGAAAACGAAAAAAGTGCGGAAACCTTCCGTACAGTAGAACACCAATTAGTCTGTGACTTTTGAATTTAAGGGTAGCGGAACTCGTCAAGAGTTTCGGCCTGTTGTAACGATCCAGGGTGCCACCCAAGTGGACGAAGTCTGCGCCGACGGAAGCCAAGCCCCGATTCGTTCATGCAAATTTGAGTTCAGGGCAGCGGAACTCGCAGAGAGTTCCCCCACATCACTTATGCCCGCGTTTTGAGTATAAGAGTACGTCAGGCTTTCTTGCCTGACAGTCAGCCTAGAAAGGCTAACGTACTTTGCGACAACCAATGTAGAACAGCGTCCCACTTCAGGGTCGTGCACTTATTGGATCGTTGTTCATTGAGTAGCTACGGTACCATTACCTCTACTTTGGAAGAGGTCAGCGCCTAACCTGGATTATTCATCCGCCTTTGCTGGAGTTCAGGCTTTAGCCGCTGTTGCTCGCAAATCCAGTCTGCAAATCGCCTAAAGGCTACGACTCCAACGTTCCCAGAATAGGTAATTGGGCAAGTTACCCGGGATTTAATTGTCATTTTGCATTTTGCAATTCCCATTTTTTTAAGTCTCCCCATGGCCACCGAAATCGCGTATCGCACCAGCCCCGCTGAATTTCCATAAGCCCACAACGAGCACCTCGCTTTGCACTTTCCTCGCCTGTTGATGCTAACGCATCGATTCGTTTATCCGCCCAACCGGGGTGACCGAATCCGATCCTACAACTTGCTGCGGGTGCTTAGCGACCATTATCGCATCACGCTTGCCTGTACGGCGGACGAACCCGTTTCAACAGCGGATCGTTCACATGTCGACACATTTTGTGAATCCGTCATCGTCGCTCCACTCAGCCGTGGCGGGCGTTTGCTGGCTGCGGCGACCTCGGCGGGGCGCGGTTGCAGCCTAACCGCCGGTATGTTCCATCATTCAGGCCTACAAAAATCCATTGAATCCGAGCAGCGATCAAACCCGTTTGACGCTGTACTGGTATTCTGCAGCAGCATGTTCCCGTATGTCGACAACCCATTATTCAAAGACACTCGGATGATTGTCGACTTGGTAGACGTCGACAGTGCCAAGTGGTCACAGATGGGCCAAGAATCCACATGGATCAAACGTCCCATCTACCGCTTCGAAGCGAACCGAGTCCGCCAATTAGAGCAGCGGATCGCTGATCGTGCCGACGCAGTCGTGTTAGTCAGTGACAGAGAAGCCGACCTATTCCGTCGCTGTGTCAACACAAACACCCCCATCATCGGCGTATCCAACGGAGTCGACACCGACTTTTTCGTTCCGCGTCATCCGAATGCGGCTGATCCGAAACGAAAAAGAAGTGTGAAGAGTGAGGTAAAAAGTGTGAAACCGGAACAGTCCTGTTCTTCCTTCACTCTTCACTCTTCACCTTTCAAACTTCTTTTCACTGGCGTCCTCGATTACGCTCCGAACGTTGAAGGCATCGATTGGTTCTGCCGCCAAGTGCTCCCCACCCTAAACGCATCCCCCACTTCGTCAGAGCAAGTTGGAGTTCAGGCTTCAGCCGCCCAAGAGCAAGCTGCTACCCAGGCGTCAGCCGCCCAAGAGCAAGCTGCTACCCAGGCGTCAGCCGCCCAAGAGCAAGCTGCTACCCAGCCTTCAGCTGTCCCGCTCACTCCCTCACTCCCTCATTCCACCACTCCCCATCTCCCCTTTACCCTTACCATCGTCGGTCGCCGTCCCAATGCAAAAGTCCAAGACTTAGCCACGCTGCCCGGAGTCAACCTGGTAGGCGAAGTCCCCGACGTCCGGCCTTATCTTCACGGTGCGGACATCGCGATCTCCCCGTTGAAGTTGGCCAGAGGAATCCAAAACAAGGTGCTGGAGGCGATGGCATCGGAGTTGCCCGTCGTCTTGACGACGCAGTCCGCCGAAGGGATCGATGCCATCTCAAGCCAACACTTCGTGATCGCCAACACCGTTGACCAGTGGCACACGGCAATCACAGAATTAGCGAACAACAAAGATGTCCGAACAAGAATGGCCCAAGCCGCCCGAGACCTCGTCGTGAATGAGTATTCCTGGCCCGCCCGATTAAGTGAATTCGTTAAGTTATTATCCAAGTAGGCTGGACCGACCAACGGGAGTTCCGGCATCACGATAGTCGCTGATCGCTCCGCCGATCAGTTGCTTTTTGTCAACGTCGCGATCAAACCTACTACTGGATTACGCAATCGCGAAAACGATGGACCGGCGGAGCGATCCACGACTAAATTGCCAAACTCGTGAACGTTCACGTTCCGGCATCGCGATAGTTGCTGATCGCTCCGCTGATCAGTTACTTTTTTGTCAACGTCGCGATCAAACCTACTACTGGATTACGCAATCGCGAAAACGATGGATCGGCGGAGCGATCCACGACTAAATAATTAGACTCATGAACGGTTTCGTTCCGGCATCACGCACGCAGCCAATCGCTCACCCGCACAGACATGCCGGGACTCGCAAAGCCTCGTCCCAGCCTACATTACTCTGTTAGCACCACCCGTAGCGGAAGTCGCAGAGACTTTCGTTTCCCAAGCAGCACACTTCCCACAATAACCCCTCGAAAATCTCTGCGATTTCCGCTACGTATGCGACACGAATCTAAGAAGAAACATGACTAGCGTTCTCGATACAACTCCGTCCGTCACCCGCGATGCGACTCCACGACAAAACGCCGTCAATGACACGTTCGCGCCAGAGCATATCACGATCATCGAACGGCGAAGTGGGTGGCACTTGCTCGACTGGAAAGAACTGGTTGCCTACCGCGACCTATTCCGCTTTCTGATTTGGCGTGAGATCAAAGTACGCTATGCGCAAAGCGCGATTGGGATCGGCTGGGCCATCATACAACCCCTCTTTTCCATGTTGGTCTTCACCATCGTGTTTGGACGGTTGGCCAAAGTTGAAAGTGACGGGGTGCCGTATGCGTTATTCAGTTTCGCGGCTCTGGTGCCCTGGACCTACTTTTCCAACGCGGTCACTGACGGTGTAAACGCGCTCGTCAGTGAAGCCAACATGCTACGGAAGATCTATTTTCCGCGGATCCTGATGCCATTATCGGCCGTCGCAGCGAAGCTAGTCGACTTCACAATCGCGATGTGCATGTTGGCGATCTTGATGATCTTCTATCGCCACGCACCGAGTCTTGGAATCCTAGCATTGCCGCTGCTGGTTGCGTTAATGATGTTGACGGCTAGTGCCATCAGTCTGTGGTTAACGGCTTTGGCAGTACAGTATCGTGACGTGAAGCATGCGATGGGATTTATGGTTCAATTAGCGATGTACGGATCGCCTGTGGTCTACGCCACCAGTTTGATCCCGGAACAATATCGGCTGCTCTATGCGATCAACCCAATGGTCGGAGTGATCGAGGGATTCCGCAGTGCGCTATTAGGAACCCAGCCGATGCCTTGGGATTTGATCGCTGTAGGAATACTCAGTGCCAGCGTCTTGTTCATCACCGGCCTAGCCTTCTTCCGAAGCAAAGAAAGAACCTTTGCGGATGTAGCTTGAGAGCGGCTAGAAACTAGAAACTAGAAACTAGAAACTAGAAACTAGAAACTAGAAACTAGAAACTAGAAACTAGAAACTAGCGGCTAGTGACTAGAATAAATGAGCTATGAAGACTTGGATGTTTGGAAGCGTTCGGCGAGGTAGTTCGGTGACGTTGTATCAAGAAACGAAGGAATTGTGAGACTTCGGTTTTCACGAACAGTTAACACGAAGCGGACTATCGATTCCGTCAAACATTGCCGAAGGTTACGAGCGAGATAGCGATGCCGAGATCGCTCGCTCCTTAACGATCGCCAAAGGCTCTGCCGGCGAGCTACGAACCCAAATCCTGATCGGCATCAAAGCGGATTTTTTGCAACGTACGCCAGCAACGCAATGGGCAGACGAAGCCCAACAAATCAGCGAAATGCTAGCCGCCCTAATCCGACATCACCGTAAAAAACTAGCTCCTAGCTCCTAGCTCCTAGCCACTACCCACGAAAAATAATGTCCGCTGTCATCTCTGTTGAAAATCTATCCAAAGCGTACCGTATCGGTACGAGGGAAGAAGTTCCCGACACACTTGTTGGTGCCGCCAAGGGCATTCTACGTGCACCACTAAGGAATCTTCGTAATCTTAAACGGTTGGACACCAACCGGCATCAAGAAGAGGAAGACACGTTGTGGGCATTGAAAGACGTTTCATTTGAGGTCAATGAAGGAGATGTTGTCGGAATCATAGGACGCAACGGGGCGGGCAAAAGCACACTCCTAAAAATCCTCAGTCGGATTACAGAACCCACCAGCGGCCGAGCGGTGATCGGAGGTCGGGTCAGCAGTTTGCTGGAAGTCGGCACCGGATTTCATCCTGAATTAAGCGGCCGTGACAACATCTACATGAACGGCACGATCTTGGGAATGACCAAACGTGAGATCGATAGCAAGTTCGATGAGATCGTCGATTTTAGCGGTGTCGAGAGGTTCTTGGACACGCCAACGAAACGATATAGTTCAGGAATGCAGGTCCGCCTAGCATTTGCCGTCGCCGCACACTTAGAACCCGAGATTCTGATCATTGATGAGGTGCTTGCAGTTGGCGACGCAGAGTTTCAATCACGATGCCTTGGGAAGATGCGTGAGGTAGCAGGAAGCGGTCGTACTGTCCTATTCGTCAGCCACAACCTTGGAGCGATACAAAGCCTTTGTGCTTTAGCAATGGTGATGGAAGCTGGAGCCAATTCGCCATGGCAGTCGGCAGACGATGCCATCGCAATGCATTTGAGCAGCAATCATGAACCGGATTCCGGTCTAAGGATTGCTGCAGTCCATCGTCAAGGACGTGCAATTCAGCAAGTTAGATTATTGTGCAGTGGAATTCCGACGCACCGAATCCCATGCGGATCTCAAGTCGAATTGGAAATTGTCCTTGGTGATGCAAATGTCGGGCGTTTCCATTGCGGGATTGTAATAAGCAACTCAAACGGTCAACGAGTGGTTGTTTTCCACACAAGTTACCATGGCGGGATTTCATTGACCAATCAGTCGGGCCAGGTTGTAAAATGCAATATACCTCACTTGCCTTTAGTTCCGGGGCGTTATCGCATCGATGTGATCCTTGGTGATGGTGGAACAACCATTGATGAAGCTTTGGCTTGTATTCATTTTGAATCTGTTTTTCAAGATCTTCTTGGCACAGGGCAATTACCAAACGAGCGTCAAGGTTATGTGGTTTTACCATGTTTCTGGGAGGCGGTCAGGTGAGGTCAACTCGCCAGCTGCAGCGTCTGGTTGATCACTTCCGGTTGGCTCGATTCCGAAAGTCTCAGTTGCGTGTGGGCACAACGATTGATTCCGGCGTTTCAATTTTTGGTATCACAGGATTGAAACTAGGTAAAGAGTGTGTAATTGGACCGAATGTTACTCTTGCGGCATCTCATCTTCAAAGTTTTTGTCGGCTGGAAACTGAACCATCCGGATCAATTACCATAGGAGACAGGACAGTTGTACATCGAGGCGTAATAATTGCCACATACGGAGGTGAGATCGCAATTGGAAATGACGTCTCTGTGAATCCGTACACAATACTATACGGGCATGGTGGTCTAACGATTGGGTCTGGTACCCGTATTGCCGCTCATTGCACTGTCATTCCTGCGAATCACCGATTCGAAGATAGCAAGCTTCCAATCTATAAGCAGGGATTAACAACGTCTGGTATTACAATCGGGTGCAACGTTTGGGTTGCGGCGAATGTTACCATCACAGATGGAGTTGAAATTGGCGATGGCGCGGTAATTGCTGCAGGAGCCGTAGTTACACGGAATGTTGGGTCTAATCAAGTGGTTGGCGGTGTGCCAGCCCAGCTTATCAAACGTCGGAGCAACTCCTCAAGCAACCGTTCGACCAAATGATTGATGAACTAAACCGTGTAAGAGAATGTTTTTACTTTAAACGATTGCGCTATAGAGTGGAGCGGATTCTGAGTTGCAGTCTTCCGCCTGATACACGTCGCGCTGAATCAGACTTTGAGCACCTACAGAATAAGCTCAAGCCCTTACCTGAGTACGGATACGATGAAGTTTCGTGCTGGAGGCGAGCTTGTGAGCGTTTCGATCGCCTGCTTTCGTGCGATGGTTTTGATCGTGCTGGAAAACGGCTATTCGATTTGGGTTGTGGTGATGGGATGTTGGGAGTTGTTACGAAGGCCTACGGTCATCAGGTAGTCCTAGCTGATGCTACTGACTGGCGAGATTCGAGGGCCAAAGGAATTCAGTTTCTGTCGATCGACGCTAGCACACCGGTCTGGCCGGTTGAAAATGAAACTTTTGACATGGTGACGTGTTACAACACATTTGAGCACCTGCCAAAGCCTGACATCGCTTTTCAAGAAATGCTGCGCATATGCTCACCAGGCGGATTCGTTGTTGTCGACTTCGGGCCATTGTACTGCTCGCCATGGGGGCTTCATGCACATAGAACGCTGCACATTCCATTTCCTCAATTCCTGTTTGGAGAAGGATTTATTGCTGAAAGGTTGAACGAGCGAGGCATAAAGGATCTTGGTCAAGAGCGTGAAAGCTTGCAATACACAAATAGATGGACACCTGAGCAATTTGAGTCGCTCTGGCGAAATTTTGGCAGCGTGATCGTAGTGGTAGAAAAATGCGTCGAACAGAAACCACTTTTCTTGGAGACAATTGTTGCGTATCCAGAGGCGTTTTATGGGCGAGGTTTGTCGTTAGCCGACGTCGAAACTCAGCATATCAGAGTGGTTTTCCAAAAAAAGTGAATCATTCGAATTTGAACACCACAGCTCCGCTGGGCCAGGGCCAACGCACACTAAACCGTTGGTATTCCAAGGACTTGCGCTAAGTAGTTGATATTCCAGCCGGCTACGCGACGTCGCATTGCTATACTGTACTTGTCGTTCTGCTGCTCTAATAGACTCAAACTAAACCTTTTTAACCAAGCCAAATTGTTCGCCGAAGTCCGATCACGAACACGGTTTTCATCTTCACGAAAAGTTACATCTAAACACCAGTGTAATGTGTTCTCAATCGCCCAGTGCCCTCGAACATTAGCTGCAAACTTTTTGACTCCCATTGGAACCGAGCAGATGTAGTAGCGCACATCGGATGTTGTTTTCCCGGCACTTTCGCTGATCCTGATCGCGACCCCGATTGTCTTCAGTCGCGACCACTTTTCCTTGTTTGCCAAATGGGGAGGAACAGGCATTTGATAATACGTGATCTCGTCTACTCGACCATGTCCTTTGAGTCGTTCGAAATACTTGCGAGCAGGGATGTCGGCAAAGTCGTTTTCCATGTGTTCGATGACGTACTCTTGGACAGCTTGGTGAAGATTTCCCTGATTGCCTTTGAGGGCTAGAACATAGTTGCCTTTTGCTTTAATGATTTGGTCGGCAATCGCTGTTTGGCACCCAGCAGCATCGATCGTTACCACAGAACCTTCAATCTCGATTTGATCAATTAACTCGGGAATCGCCGTGATTTCATTTGTTTTTTCCTCGGTGGCCAGCTGCCCCAAGCTGACTCCAGCGTCTACCGCCCATGCACTCACTAGAAACAACGGCCCGAGTCCTTTACTCCGGTCGTGACTGCGTCGTAACGCCTTTCCATCGATGGCGATCTGCTTTGGATCAGAGCTATCGTCAGTGGGAAGAACACGAACAATCCAAGTTTCAAAACAAGATTGAAAGGCAGTGGGTTTTAATGCTCTTAGCAGCCGGTCGAAGGTATCGTGTGAGGGAATGCCATTGGGTAACGTTAGCTGTTTCTCCAGCCACTCTCGATTGTTCTCGGCCCAAGTGCCGATTGCGGTCGGGCCATCGGCACCTGCAATGACTGCCACGATTGAAATGACGATCAGATCGCCAAGTGGATGTCTTCGATTAATAGGAGAACGAGGATCTTCTAGATCTTTGAATTCTTCAAGAATGGAATCAACATTATCAAACTGGATTTCGGCCACGAAGAGGTTCCTCAGAGATGGTAAATGGCATCGATCGTTAAGCCATTAATCCTCCCAGAAAAGCACGCCGGGCGCAAGTCTCACTATGCTTCGCAGCCTACCTAAAGTGCGCGTTGGCCCTGTCCGCTGGGCTTGCGCTACTTTGGATACGACTCGGAAAGCTACACTGTACCGAATTTGACTCAAGATCAATTGCTTTGCTAAAACCTAGCCAGTTATGTCGCCAATCAAAATGTTCGCAGACACTTGCTCAAATACTCAAATCGTCATCCACAACCAGACAAACTGGATCGAATTATCGGATAGGCACTTGCCTATCCTCTCCAGCGTTTGCATCATCACTGCACCGTTCCGTCGTCCGCGTAAATCAGATTAGTTGAAATTGGATTCTCGTACTTGATTTTAATCGTTCAGCATGTTTGATGGTGATACTACTAACGGTGTTAGATCCGTTACGATCGTTTTGATCAATCACAATGGCGGTGAGTGGCTTAGGAGTTGTTTAAGTTCATTCCGGAAGTCGTTTGAGAACAGCGAACTATACGACTGGGCTGTTGACTTACTTGTTGTTGATAACGCTTCGAGCGATAATTCGATAGAAATCATCCGATCCGAACTCTTAAATGCAAAATTGAAGTGGAAATTGATTTGCGAATCGGAGGCTGGCGTAAACTTTGCCCGCAATAGAGGATTAAGGAATTCCAATTCAGAATATATAATATTCGTCGACAGCGACATTGTTTTTGCTGAAGGATGGATATCAGGTTACCTTCGGGCATTTGATGCAAGACCTTCTTGTTGTATTTTTGCTGGGCGGATCCTTGTGGGGAAAATTGAGTCAAGGCTACCGGCGTGGCTTGATTTGGATGGAACATATTCACGACCCTCTATAGTCGTCAGGTGTGATCTTGGAGCAACGGACTTATTGGTTCCATTCGTAGATATTCAGCGTGGAGGTGGACCAGCTGGGCCTAACATGGCGTTCAGGTCGCAAATTTTTCAAGAACTTGGTGAGTTTGACACGAGTTTTGGTTTGAGGCCAGGGTCACTTGTTCCTGGGGCAGAGGCTGAATTTTTTGACAGAGTTAAGCGAAAGGAACACGTCTTTTGCTACGTAGCAGACGCTTGCGTTTGGCATCCGCTAAAGAAAGACCAAATCAGCAAGAAGTATTTTATCCATCGTCTGGAAGGAACAGGCAGAGTGTTGTCTCGAATCCAGCACAAAGAAGGATTGGTTGCTAAACGAATATTCGGTGTTAAACGCTACCTGTTTCGCCAGATAGTTTTAGAAATAATCCGGTATGTTGGATTTGCTTTGACCGGTAGTGCGAGACAGCGGTTTTATGGAAGGTGCCAAATTTCAATTGTTGCCGGGATGATTAAAGAGGACTATACATTGGCACGCTCTGCTCCGCTCATCGATATGGATGATCAGCGAGGGAACCTCCAAGCAAAGTGAGAACACGCATTGATGATCCAGGCTTTGTCCGAAGACCCTGAACGCAAACGTTTCGTACTGCCTGAAGCAAGTTTGGTTTGGGTGTATCCGGCGTTCCGCCGGTTCGTTCGAGCGGCAGTTGGGATTGATGTAAACAAAAAGCGGCCAACCTGCCATGATTCGGGTATCTCACTATCCGTTTCACAAAGGCAAGGAGGCCGCCATGATGAAAATCGCCGATTCCGTTCAACAATGCAACCCCGAACAGATCCAAGCCAACATGAACTCGATGGTCGAAGAGCTCAAAACCACCGTGCAATCGGCTGCGGCGTCGGCAGACAGCTTTGATAGCGTGGAAAGAAAAGTTTTGCTCAGCGTGCTTCAATTGGGCTACCAAGCTCTTGAACTGCTGCTTTCTCTCCAAGGTGACGGCGATCTTGGTGAGCAGATCGAGACCACCGACGACAAGATCATTAAACGTAGCCAAACCAAATCGATCACCAAACTGCGATCCATTTTCGGCGAGCATTCCTTCGAACAAATCACCTCGCGACGGGCAAGAACAAACCGATCGATCTGCGTCCGATCAGTGCCCGTCTGTCGTTGCCCACTGCCCGCTGGTCGTTTCTGCTGCAAGAGTTCTCCCAGATGCTTGGCGTTGATCAAGCTTACGACCAAGCGATGCAAAACCTCGGCAAGATTCTCGGCAACCACTTCAGCGTCGATACAGCCGAGCGAATCAACGGAAACATGGGACGCAACGCCGGCGAATTTCTTGGTGATCTTCCGCTGCCAGTCGAGGGAAGCGAAGGAAAACTGATGGTCGCCACGGGCGATTGCAAGGGAGTTCCGTTGGTCAAGAACGACAGCCAGAAAGTCGCCGCCTTTGAATCGGCCAAGACCAACCCAGGTAATCGGCGCATGGCGACTGTCGCGAGCGTCTATTCGGTCGATCCACACATCCGCACCGCCGAAGACATTACGGCGGCATTGTTTCGCGATGAACCGGATGAAGATGCGGCAAGGAATCGGTGGTTATCTTGAGAAGAACTCGGATCGAATGCGCTACGACGAGTATCTTCGTCGTGGCTACCCGATCGCTTCGGGTGTCATCGAGGGTACATGTCGTCATCTTGTTAAAGATCGAATGGAACGTAGCGGGATGCGTTGGACACTCGAAGGTGCTCGCTCAATGCTGAATGTCAGGGCGGCCTTTCAAAGCGACCACTGGCGAACCTTCATCGACTGGCATATGCAAAACGAAATCAATCAAGCTCACCCAAATCGAAACCTGATTCAGTACTACACTCCACCAAAGCTCGCATGTTGACCGGCGGAACGCCGGTTACACCCGTTTGGTTTGGCAGTTGGCAGGGCGCCGTCATGTTGACACTTTTATAAGACTTTTTTACACGCGAGCAATTTGGCAGCGTTTTAAAAAAGTTGCCTTCCAGTCAATACCGGTGTTATCTACCTGAGGCGATCTCCTCGTTCGATGTTGGCATAGAATCTACGGTAATCATTTTGGGACCTCTATTTGTCTATACTGCGTTCGTTATCGCCGTTGCTGGGGGTATATTCCGTCCACAGGTTGGAATGTACGGATATGTGTTGTTCGTCGTACTCTGCCCACAGTGGCTGTGGCGGTACACGCTTCCAGACCCGGACTTTGGTTTTCAAAAATATATTGTCGCTGCGACACTTGCGGGTTTTTTGCTGTCCGGAATGCCCGGCAATCGATTTCGTGGAGCTGCCTTGATGGCGGTAGTTGGAGTTGTTATTTTCTGGTCTCTCTGCCTGCTAAGTTCATATGGTTCGATTAAGCCAGATCAGACAGCCTTTTTTATGGATGCTATCTGGAAGGTTGTTGTGATGACAGTTGTGGTCTCGCGGCTCATGGATTCACCAGCGAGATTGAGGGTGGTACTGTGGATCGTCTTGGTTGCTGTTGGATGGAATGCCTGGGAGATAAATAGCGATTATTTTAGCAAGGGATACTCTCTTATTAACCAGAACGGGTGGGCGCTGATGAATGCTAATGGTTATGCCCTTGTGCTGTTGCTCATTTTCACGATGGGAATGGCCACTGCACTGACAGTGGAATCTCGAGTAGCTCGTGGGGTCGCTTTATTAATCGCGGTTTTGTGTATGCATGCGATCTTTATTGTTGAATCGAGGGGTGGGATGCTTGGGGCCATCCTTTCCGTCGTGGTGTTAGTCATGTTCATGCCAAAAACTCGGTTGAACTATGGCATTTTAGGAACGCTTTTTGTTATGGGGATGCTGTTGGCTGGTCCATCTGTTATAAAAGAATTTTCGTCGACGTTTGAGGATGAGCGAGACGTTTCAGCAGAAAGCCGTTTTTACATTTGGTCAGCTGGAATGCGTATCTGTGCCGACTACCCATTGCTCGGATTGGGGCCCTGGGCCGCGGAGTACGCGATGGCCGACTATTATAATTACGAGTTGGATACCGTGGGCCGCAAAGCCCTACACAACCTGCCGCTTGAGGTGGCTACCGGATCGGGGATTCCTTCCTTACTCGGTTATTTGGCCCTGTTTTTTGCACCACTGTGGGCATTGTTTCGCCGTCGTGCCTATCGTTACGAGAAAGTGAGCGATCCCATTCTCGCTACCTGCACCCTAGGACTGCTCGCCGCGATTCCTGCGTATTGGTTTGCCAGCTTGTTCAATAGTGGCGTCCTTGTCGAGGTTCCTTACTTGCTTGCTGCGATAGGGATTGCCACTTTTTGCCTCACCAATGAGGAGGTTGCGTTGAAGCAATTTGATTCGCTTGAGAACTCTGAATCTGCGGTTCTGCAAAATTTGGTATCCTGACCACAATCCTCACACGGTTTACAACAGTCCTTCGGATGTCGGCGTGACGCTTGATCAGTGTGGTTCGCAAACCTCGAAGTTTTTGGACGTTAGTTTGTTTCGCTCTCCGTATTCTGCGCCTGTACAAAATCGTGATTCAAGAAAATTCAACCCTATCCGTGATCATGCCCGCGTTTAATGCGGAAACGACAATTGCAGGGTCGCTAGATAGCGTGCTCACGCAATCTCGACAAGCTGATGAAATCATTGTGGTCGATGACGGTTCGACCGACAAAACGGCACAGATCGTTGATGCGTACAAACCGAAAGTCACTCTGATTCGGATTCCTAACGGCGGTGTCGCGGCAGCACGCAACCATGGCATAAAAGAAGCAAAGGGTGATTGGATCGCATTTTTGGATGCTGACGATGCATGGATGCCCAGTAAGCTTGAAATGCAGTTTAAGGATTTGTGTCGAGACGCGGCCTTTTCTTATACGGACGCAATTGTTGTCGATGGATCCGACAGGACCGTTCTTTCAGAAGTGACTCCTTGCTACGAGGGAGACATTTTGAAGCCACTTTTGCTTGGGAACTTCATTACAAATTCGAGCGTTGTTGCTAGAAAAGACACACTTCTCGAAGCGGGTGGATATCCCTCGCACTTGCGAGCAGTTGTTGATTGGCCACTGTGGCTTCGAATCGCCGCAAAGCACCAGGTGCGATTTGTTAATGTTCCTTTAGTTGAGTACAACGTCTGCGCGACGAGCATTACCCGCGATATTTCGAAAACACTACCTGCTCATTTAACTGTTCTTGAAGATGCATTCTCAGAGGGTGGCCTGGCTTGGAAACTCCAAAATCTTCGTGGTAGAGCTTTTTCTAATGCGTACCGGGTCGTCGCTTCCGAAGCCGCAAGAAGAGGGCAGTGGAATACAGCGATTTCCTTGTTTGCGAAGTCGGCTCTGCAAATGCCGTTTGATTTCGTAGGGTACAAATTTCTTCTCAAAGCGATGCTTGCTTGGTCTGGATTACGGGGCTGGTAGGCAAATATGACCGAGCGAAAAATTCACCTAGGTGTCGACGCACGCAGCTTAAATCTACCCTTCGTACGTGGAATTGGTACGTATCTGCGAAGTTTGATGGAGCAGTTGTTGGAAACGAATTCGGTTCATTTGACACTGTTCGCTGATCGTCCTG from Novipirellula artificiosorum encodes:
- a CDS encoding glycosyltransferase family 2 protein, with the protein product MFDGDTTNGVRSVTIVLINHNGGEWLRSCLSSFRKSFENSELYDWAVDLLVVDNASSDNSIEIIRSELLNAKLKWKLICESEAGVNFARNRGLRNSNSEYIIFVDSDIVFAEGWISGYLRAFDARPSCCIFAGRILVGKIESRLPAWLDLDGTYSRPSIVVRCDLGATDLLVPFVDIQRGGGPAGPNMAFRSQIFQELGEFDTSFGLRPGSLVPGAEAEFFDRVKRKEHVFCYVADACVWHPLKKDQISKKYFIHRLEGTGRVLSRIQHKEGLVAKRIFGVKRYLFRQIVLEIIRYVGFALTGSARQRFYGRCQISIVAGMIKEDYTLARSAPLIDMDDQRGNLQAK
- a CDS encoding O-antigen ligase family protein, which translates into the protein MGPLFVYTAFVIAVAGGIFRPQVGMYGYVLFVVLCPQWLWRYTLPDPDFGFQKYIVAATLAGFLLSGMPGNRFRGAALMAVVGVVIFWSLCLLSSYGSIKPDQTAFFMDAIWKVVVMTVVVSRLMDSPARLRVVLWIVLVAVGWNAWEINSDYFSKGYSLINQNGWALMNANGYALVLLLIFTMGMATALTVESRVARGVALLIAVLCMHAIFIVESRGGMLGAILSVVVLVMFMPKTRLNYGILGTLFVMGMLLAGPSVIKEFSSTFEDERDVSAESRFYIWSAGMRICADYPLLGLGPWAAEYAMADYYNYELDTVGRKALHNLPLEVATGSGIPSLLGYLALFFAPLWALFRRRAYRYEKVSDPILATCTLGLLAAIPAYWFASLFNSGVLVEVPYLLAAIGIATFCLTNEEVALKQFDSLENSESAVLQNLVS
- a CDS encoding glycosyltransferase family 2 protein; its protein translation is MIQENSTLSVIMPAFNAETTIAGSLDSVLTQSRQADEIIVVDDGSTDKTAQIVDAYKPKVTLIRIPNGGVAAARNHGIKEAKGDWIAFLDADDAWMPSKLEMQFKDLCRDAAFSYTDAIVVDGSDRTVLSEVTPCYEGDILKPLLLGNFITNSSVVARKDTLLEAGGYPSHLRAVVDWPLWLRIAAKHQVRFVNVPLVEYNVCATSITRDISKTLPAHLTVLEDAFSEGGLAWKLQNLRGRAFSNAYRVVASEAARRGQWNTAISLFAKSALQMPFDFVGYKFLLKAMLAWSGLRGW